A window of the Yersinia rochesterensis genome harbors these coding sequences:
- a CDS encoding faeA-like family protein, producing the protein MKPKDQRKEEVMGILEEHCNVLKEQFTESLPPVINWPKTRELADKAQLDIYTARLVLMKLVDENRARMSETKVMNSLRWFIAYPTEK; encoded by the coding sequence ATGAAACCTAAGGATCAACGTAAAGAAGAAGTCATGGGTATATTGGAAGAACACTGTAATGTTCTGAAGGAACAGTTTACTGAATCACTTCCCCCAGTTATCAATTGGCCCAAGACAAGAGAGCTGGCTGATAAAGCACAGCTGGATATTTATACGGCAAGATTGGTATTAATGAAGTTAGTTGATGAGAATAGAGCCAGAATGTCAGAAACCAAAGTAATGAACTCACTACGCTGGTTTATTGCTTATCCGACTGAAAAATAA
- a CDS encoding fimbrial protein, with protein sequence MKMNKTILAAALVLGFASVANAADQGQGTVTFNGSIIDAPCSIAAGSDAQTVEMGQISNVALQNGGKSSSHNFQIKLESCDIATLKTVTTTFGGAESAAVAGLLGITGVAEGAGIAIVDGTGLPIKLGTATKPQTLVVGNNTLAFSAYLQGSTVSDAIKPGSFSSVADFTLAYQ encoded by the coding sequence ATGAAAATGAATAAAACGATTTTGGCTGCAGCTTTGGTATTGGGTTTTGCTTCTGTGGCTAACGCTGCTGACCAGGGTCAAGGTACTGTAACTTTCAATGGTTCTATCATTGATGCACCTTGCTCAATCGCTGCAGGTTCAGATGCACAGACTGTTGAAATGGGCCAGATCTCTAACGTGGCACTGCAGAATGGCGGCAAATCATCTTCACATAATTTCCAAATCAAATTGGAAAGCTGTGACATCGCTACCCTGAAAACTGTAACTACCACTTTCGGCGGTGCAGAATCAGCAGCAGTAGCTGGCCTGTTGGGTATCACTGGCGTAGCTGAAGGCGCTGGTATCGCAATCGTTGATGGTACTGGTTTACCTATTAAACTGGGTACTGCGACTAAGCCGCAGACTCTGGTTGTTGGTAACAACACCCTGGCATTCTCTGCTTACCTGCAGGGCAGCACTGTATCTGACGCTATCAAACCAGGTAGCTTCTCAAGCGTAGCTGACTTCACCCTAGCTTACCAATAA